One Coccinella septempunctata chromosome X, icCocSept1.1, whole genome shotgun sequence genomic window carries:
- the LOC123321543 gene encoding cell division cycle protein 123 homolog produces MLEFQDWKDFSISSWYHLFSEDTIKSIIIEIQKDLLNKLLNSNNGEESEEVECSSECLVPIQNGLNELNKSAFVRNNWRSPSDAKAFSFGNSLKVTNIEDLILFFSVSDRITRDLETDKGIPFCIVLRPWLNIHPASEFRCIVVNNILRGITPRDWPSYYAHYKEDGPQIVNKLHNFFKSKIAHKFPRSNYIFDVICVLPDETIIVDFSPLNNKTNLLAFSWKEIHPIIKKNSKEEVSPVFRYLESDIGIMTKANAQLRFSNIV; encoded by the exons ATGCTG GAATTTCAAGATTGGAAAGACTTCTCTATCAGCTCTTGGTATCATTTATTCTCAGAAGACACCATTAAGAGCATTATCATTGAAATACAAAAGGATTTACTTAATAAATTATTGAACTCTAACAATGGAGAAGAATCAGAGGAAGTT GAATGTTCGAGTGAATGTTTAGTGCCTATACAGAATGGACTAAATGAGCTGAATAAAAGTGCCTTTGTTAGAAATAATTGGCGATCACCCTCA GATGCTAAAGCGTTTAGTTTTGGAAATAGTCTTAAAGTTACTAACATTGAggatttaattctttttttttccgtaTCAGATCGGATAACAAGGGATTTAGAGACTGACAAAGGTATTCCCTTCTGCATAGTCCTAAGGCCATGGCTTAATATACATCCTGCATCTGAATTTAGGTGTATTGTAGTGAACAATATTTTGAGAG GAATTACTCCAAGAGATTGGCCATCTTATTATGCTCACTATAAAGAAGATGGACCTCAAATTGTGAATAAACTTCACAACTTCTTCAAAAGCAAGATAGCACATAAATTTCCGCGTTCAAACT ATATATTCGATGTAATTTGTGTTTTGCCTGATGAAACTATTATTGTGGATTTTTCACCCctgaataataaaacaaatcTGCTCGCATTCAGTTGGAAGGAAATTCATCCGATAATTAAAAAG AATTCTAAAGAAGAAGTATCACCAGTGTTCAGGTATCTTGAGTCTGATATTGGAATTATGACAAAGGCAAATGCACAATTGAGATTCTCAAACATTGTGTGA